In one window of Janthinobacterium sp. 1_2014MBL_MicDiv DNA:
- the fliH gene encoding flagellar assembly protein FliH, whose amino-acid sequence MKHFRSYRFPPLSQFIAAGQRSANEDTDGQWQASVSEGFEQGQRDGYEVGLVQGQQDGYDTGRNDGMAQGREEGRNETLVALDRLARPVDAILRDLKKVRADYRAAQRKEVVDLVAKVARQVIRAELALQPVQLLALVDETLASMPPTREEIDVFLNPEELKRISELDPKRAKRWNLIADARLDAGECRIKAGDNEVDAGCHQRLSACMEQVSSHLALAAEHADQGAPA is encoded by the coding sequence ATGAAGCACTTTCGCTCGTATCGTTTCCCGCCGCTGTCGCAGTTCATCGCCGCCGGCCAGCGCAGCGCCAACGAGGATACGGATGGCCAGTGGCAGGCGTCCGTCTCGGAAGGCTTCGAACAGGGCCAGCGCGACGGCTATGAAGTGGGCCTGGTGCAAGGCCAGCAGGATGGCTACGACACCGGACGCAACGATGGCATGGCGCAGGGCCGCGAAGAGGGCCGCAATGAAACGCTGGTGGCGCTGGACCGCCTGGCGCGCCCCGTCGACGCCATTTTGCGCGACCTGAAAAAGGTGCGCGCCGACTACCGCGCCGCGCAGCGCAAGGAAGTGGTCGACCTGGTGGCCAAGGTGGCGCGCCAGGTGATCCGCGCCGAACTGGCGCTGCAGCCCGTGCAACTGCTGGCCCTGGTCGATGAAACGCTGGCATCGATGCCGCCCACGCGCGAGGAAATCGACGTCTTCCTCAACCCGGAAGAATTGAAACGCATCAGCGAACTCGATCCGAAGCGCGCCAAGCGCTGGAACCTGATCGCCGACGCCCGCCTCGACGCCGGCGAATGCCGCATCAAGGCTGGCGACAATGAAGTCGATGCCGGCTGCCATCAGCGCCTGTCGGCCTGCATGGAACAGGTCAGCAGCCACCTGGCGCTGGCCGCCGAACACGCGGACCAGGGCGCGCCTGCATGA
- the fliI gene encoding flagellar protein export ATPase FliI, with protein MIADTLRSFEIGDIPVATPTGRLVGASGLLLESAGCRLHTGQRCQIETVNGEWLDAQVVGFREKLSYLMPFKKATGLTTGARVLPLPDKASLQIGPSWLGRMVNGLGEPIDDLGRLGGEHILEVTPPKVNPLKKQPVVEPLDVGVRAINSMLTLGKGQRVGLMAGSGVGKSVLLGLITRQTVADVVVVGLIGERGREVREFVEKSLGAEGLKKAVLVIAPADESPLMRIMATELCHSIAAHYRDQGKHVLLLVDSLTRYAMALREVALALGEPPATRGYPPSVFSNLPQLVESAGNGAHPEGSMSAIYTVLAEGDDQQDPVVDTARAILDGHIVLTRELAERGHYPAIDIAASISRCMAQVITPGHMQAARALKASMARHARVRDLIPLGAYVPGADPITDRAVQLHAPIEAFLCQGTKEEAPMAPCIEQLEQIMA; from the coding sequence ATGATCGCCGACACGCTGCGCAGCTTCGAGATCGGCGACATCCCGGTCGCGACCCCGACCGGCCGCCTAGTCGGCGCTTCCGGCCTGCTGCTGGAAAGTGCCGGCTGCCGCCTGCACACGGGCCAGCGTTGTCAAATTGAAACTGTGAATGGCGAGTGGCTCGATGCGCAAGTGGTCGGCTTCCGCGAAAAACTGTCCTACCTGATGCCGTTCAAGAAGGCCACGGGCCTGACCACGGGCGCGCGCGTGCTGCCCCTGCCCGACAAGGCCAGCCTGCAGATCGGCCCCTCGTGGCTGGGCCGCATGGTCAATGGCCTGGGAGAGCCGATCGACGACCTGGGCCGCCTCGGTGGCGAACACATCCTGGAAGTGACGCCGCCGAAGGTCAATCCCCTGAAGAAACAACCGGTGGTCGAACCGCTGGACGTGGGCGTGCGCGCCATCAACAGCATGCTGACCCTGGGCAAGGGCCAGCGCGTGGGCCTGATGGCCGGTTCCGGCGTCGGCAAGAGCGTGCTGCTGGGCCTGATCACGCGCCAGACGGTGGCCGATGTCGTCGTCGTCGGCCTGATCGGCGAACGGGGCCGCGAGGTGCGCGAATTCGTTGAAAAGTCGCTCGGTGCCGAAGGCTTGAAGAAAGCCGTGCTGGTGATCGCGCCGGCCGACGAATCGCCATTGATGCGCATCATGGCCACCGAGCTGTGCCACTCCATCGCCGCCCACTACCGCGACCAGGGCAAGCACGTGCTGCTGCTGGTCGATTCGCTGACGCGCTATGCGATGGCCTTGCGCGAAGTGGCGCTGGCCTTGGGCGAACCGCCGGCCACGCGCGGCTATCCGCCATCCGTGTTTTCGAACTTGCCGCAACTGGTCGAGAGCGCCGGCAACGGCGCCCATCCGGAAGGCAGCATGAGCGCCATCTACACGGTGCTGGCCGAAGGCGACGACCAGCAGGATCCCGTCGTCGACACGGCGCGCGCGATTCTCGACGGCCATATCGTGCTCACGCGCGAACTGGCCGAACGGGGCCACTACCCCGCCATCGACATCGCCGCCTCGATCAGCCGCTGCATGGCGCAGGTGATCACGCCCGGCCACATGCAGGCGGCGCGCGCGCTGAAGGCATCGATGGCGCGCCATGCGCGCGTGCGCGACCTGATCCCGCTGGGCGCCTACGTGCCCGGAGCCGACCCCATCACCGACCGCGCCGTGCAACTGCACGCGCCGATCGAGGCATTCCTGTGCCAGGGCACCAAGGAAGAGGCGCCGATGGCGCCCTGCATCGAACAACTTGAACAAATCATGGCCTAG
- a CDS encoding flagellar export protein FliJ has protein sequence MSDSHTIRNLTTLVGLRSTEVERLQGEMAAQTAVRERYQKNLERLTGLYTDSGPSGALPLALSVNCGNFKQAVMQMADQHRTDLHLHEANMAVSQRALNTAWAKREVLDQVLTQKQKHVANEQQRVDAKRQDELATQFWFRGQVK, from the coding sequence GTGAGCGACTCGCATACCATCCGCAACCTGACCACGCTGGTCGGCCTGCGCAGCACCGAGGTGGAACGCCTGCAGGGCGAAATGGCGGCGCAGACGGCCGTGCGCGAACGCTACCAGAAGAACCTGGAGCGCCTGACGGGCCTGTACACGGATAGCGGCCCCAGCGGCGCCCTGCCCCTGGCCCTGTCCGTCAACTGCGGCAACTTCAAGCAGGCGGTCATGCAGATGGCCGACCAGCACCGTACCGACCTGCACTTGCATGAGGCCAACATGGCCGTGTCGCAGCGCGCGCTGAACACGGCCTGGGCCAAGCGCGAGGTGCTGGACCAGGTGCTGACGCAGAAACAGAAGCATGTTGCAAATGAGCAACAAAGAGTCGATGCCAAGCGCCAGGACGAACTGGCGACGCAATTCTGGTTCCGCGGGCAGGTAAAATGA